From a region of the Flavobacterium branchiarum genome:
- a CDS encoding patatin-like phospholipase family protein: MSLIQLSTTNTRLKNFFSIIKKGASRVSFILQEKTALTYSQFSIPIWGLKKLILLVFFGFTQHTFAQDKLAQDTLKNAKNDPSYRPKIGLVLSGGGAKGFAHIGVLKVLEEAGVKIDFIGGTSMGSIIGGLYASGYNAAQIDSIFKRTNFDDLINDNIPRSSKNFYEKRNDELYAVILPFSNFKIGIPEALSKGMYNYNLLSSLTRNVRHIRDFNKLPTPFLCIGTNIETGEEVLLNKGNLAQAMIASAAFPSLFSPVEIDGKLIVDGGVVNNYPIKEVRNLGADIIIGVDVQDDLLDRHRLKDATRILVQITNLQSIDKMKRKIKNTDIYIKPDIKEYGVISFDKGEQIIRRGEDATFSVYEKIKALVEKQGYYKKPALKVASDTLEIQKINSNHLENYTEEYITSKLRFKSGSKITYEDLIKGVNNINATQNFSAISYALDSNNSRDDLNLVLKENPTKTYLKFGLHYDGLYKSAILVNLTHKKTLFKNDITSLDIILGDNFRYNLDYYIENGFNISFGFKSRLTQFNRNISSALSDPLKKILDPNLVNVDFIDITNEAYFQSIFVQKFLIGGGVEHKYLKINSNTSVNTDPNIDKSSYLSLFGYLNYDNYDNKDFPKRGWGFSGNVQTYLFSSNYTKAFEPFSTAKAEIGIAKTIFNKATIVLKANAGLTFGQTSVPFFNYLLGGYGYQKLDNFNYFYGYDFLSVSGNSLIKTDITFDYEIFKKNHINFSANFANLGNNIFEGVEWISVPKYTGYAVGYGLETILGPIEVKYSWSPENTKGYTWFKIGFVF, encoded by the coding sequence ATGAGCCTCATCCAGCTGTCCACAACAAACACTCGATTAAAAAACTTTTTTTCTATTATAAAAAAAGGAGCTTCTAGGGTCTCTTTTATTTTGCAAGAAAAAACAGCTTTAACCTACTCCCAATTTTCCATTCCTATCTGGGGTTTAAAAAAATTAATCCTATTAGTATTCTTTGGATTTACACAACACACATTTGCTCAAGACAAACTTGCTCAAGACACCCTAAAGAACGCAAAAAATGATCCTTCCTATCGTCCAAAAATAGGATTAGTACTAAGTGGTGGTGGCGCCAAAGGGTTTGCTCATATAGGAGTTCTAAAAGTGCTGGAAGAAGCTGGAGTAAAAATAGATTTTATAGGCGGTACAAGCATGGGATCAATAATCGGTGGTTTATATGCATCAGGGTACAATGCTGCTCAGATTGATTCTATTTTTAAAAGAACCAATTTTGATGATTTAATTAATGATAATATACCAAGATCATCTAAAAATTTTTACGAAAAAAGAAATGATGAATTATATGCTGTAATTTTACCATTCAGCAATTTTAAAATTGGTATTCCCGAAGCGCTTTCTAAAGGAATGTATAATTATAATCTACTAAGCAGTTTAACTCGTAACGTAAGACACATTCGAGATTTTAACAAATTACCAACCCCATTTTTATGTATTGGTACCAACATCGAAACTGGTGAGGAAGTATTATTAAACAAAGGTAATTTAGCTCAAGCCATGATTGCAAGTGCGGCATTTCCTTCCTTATTCTCTCCTGTAGAAATAGACGGAAAACTTATTGTAGACGGAGGAGTTGTAAATAACTATCCTATAAAAGAAGTTCGGAATTTAGGCGCAGATATTATCATAGGAGTCGATGTTCAAGATGATTTACTAGACCGACATAGACTTAAAGATGCTACTCGGATATTAGTCCAAATTACCAATCTTCAGTCTATCGATAAGATGAAGAGAAAAATAAAAAACACCGATATTTATATCAAACCAGATATTAAAGAATATGGCGTAATCTCGTTTGACAAAGGAGAACAAATTATCCGCAGAGGAGAAGATGCAACGTTTTCAGTTTATGAAAAAATAAAAGCATTAGTAGAAAAACAAGGTTATTATAAAAAACCTGCACTAAAAGTAGCCTCAGATACACTAGAAATACAAAAGATAAACAGCAATCACTTAGAAAATTATACTGAAGAATACATCACAAGTAAACTGCGTTTTAAATCTGGTTCAAAAATAACCTATGAAGACTTGATAAAAGGAGTTAACAACATTAATGCTACTCAAAACTTTAGCGCCATCTCCTATGCATTAGATTCAAATAATTCTCGTGATGACTTAAATTTAGTTTTAAAAGAAAACCCAACAAAAACTTATTTAAAATTTGGGCTACACTATGATGGCTTGTACAAAAGTGCAATTTTGGTAAATCTAACACATAAAAAAACGCTCTTTAAAAATGATATTACTTCATTAGATATAATTTTAGGAGATAATTTTAGATATAATCTAGACTATTACATCGAGAATGGTTTTAATATTAGTTTTGGTTTCAAATCAAGATTGACACAGTTTAATCGAAACATATCAAGTGCTTTAAGTGATCCTCTTAAAAAAATTCTGGATCCAAATTTAGTTAATGTCGATTTTATTGACATTACTAATGAAGCTTATTTTCAAAGTATTTTTGTTCAAAAATTTCTAATCGGTGGTGGAGTCGAACATAAATATTTAAAAATAAATTCCAATACTTCTGTCAATACAGATCCTAATATCGACAAAAGCAGTTACTTAAGTTTGTTCGGATACCTGAATTACGATAATTATGACAATAAAGACTTCCCTAAAAGAGGATGGGGCTTTTCGGGTAATGTTCAAACTTATTTATTTTCTTCAAACTACACAAAAGCATTTGAACCCTTCTCGACTGCAAAAGCAGAAATTGGTATAGCAAAAACGATATTTAATAAAGCTACGATAGTCCTTAAAGCCAATGCAGGACTAACTTTTGGTCAAACAAGTGTGCCTTTTTTTAATTACTTATTAGGAGGGTATGGCTATCAAAAGTTGGATAATTTTAATTATTTCTACGGATATGACTTTTTAAGTGTTTCTGGGAATAGCCTTATAAAAACGGATATAACATTTGATTATGAAATTTTCAAAAAAAACCATATTAATTTCTCTGCAAACTTTGCAAACCTTGGCAACAATATTTTCGAGGGTGTCGAATGGATATCAGTACCAAAGTACACAGGCTATGCCGTAGGTTACGGACTAGAAACGATACTAGGTCCTATAGAAGTAAAATATTCTTGGTCGCCAGAAAACACAAAAGGCTACACATGGTTCAAAATAGGTTTTGTGTTTTAA
- a CDS encoding tetratricopeptide repeat protein, with translation MKNILLYLFLLLSQLFFAQSSFEKGNALYLKGQYEQAVQEYENVIKTEKKQAAELYFNLGNCYYKLNKVAPAIYNYEKALVLQPDNIETLNNIKFAKKLTIDEIKEVPKVGFAKLIRNFTGIYHYNTWAWISISISVLFLLFFIGYYFSQRTRVKRVFFIGMFLVLLALLVSLTSGFLEKSHYDNERPAIVFAEIAEVRSEPQKAGPTILTLHEGAKVYVKQSLKNWKKIELTDGTEGWIESSAVKEVK, from the coding sequence ATGAAAAATATTCTTTTATATCTATTCTTATTATTGTCTCAACTTTTCTTTGCTCAAAGTAGCTTTGAAAAAGGGAATGCTTTGTACCTAAAAGGACAATACGAACAAGCAGTCCAAGAATATGAGAATGTCATAAAAACAGAAAAAAAACAAGCAGCTGAATTGTATTTTAATTTAGGAAATTGTTATTATAAACTTAATAAAGTAGCTCCTGCGATATATAATTACGAGAAAGCCCTAGTCTTACAACCTGATAATATTGAGACATTAAACAATATAAAATTTGCAAAAAAACTAACCATTGATGAAATAAAAGAAGTGCCTAAAGTAGGTTTTGCAAAACTTATTCGAAATTTCACTGGAATATACCATTACAATACTTGGGCATGGATTTCGATAAGCATTTCGGTACTGTTTTTATTATTCTTTATTGGATATTATTTCTCACAACGTACTCGTGTTAAAAGAGTTTTTTTTATTGGTATGTTTTTAGTATTGCTTGCTTTACTGGTAAGTTTAACATCTGGTTTTTTAGAAAAAAGTCATTACGATAACGAAAGACCTGCAATCGTATTTGCGGAAATTGCTGAAGTACGTAGCGAACCACAAAAAGCAGGACCTACTATTCTGACTCTTCATGAAGGTGCAAAAGTATATGTAAAACAGTCATTAAAAAACTGGAAAAAAATTGAATTGACTGACGGAACAGAAGGCTGGATAGAGTCATCGGCTGTAAAAGAGGTGAAATAG
- a CDS encoding homogentisate 1,2-dioxygenase, translating to MPLYHKLGSFPQKRHTQFEKPEGGLYYEQLFGTEGFHGHSSLSYHVHRPTQVKEILNSYSVEPKIAIGKNIKSLLFKGFELKPENDFLDSRKAMLVNKDCVIGLAAPKKSLTTYFYKNADADEMLFIHKGKGKLRTMLGNIPFEYGDYLIIPRGIIYQIEFDTEDNRLFYVESYSPFYTPKRYKNESGQHLEHSPFCERDFILPNELETHDEKGDFLIKIKKEGMIHEVVYATHPFDVIGWDGYNFPYGFSIHNFEPITGRVHQPPPVHQTFETATFVVCSFCPRLYDYHPKAIPAPYNHSNIDSDEVLYYVDGDFMSRNNIEQGHITLHPKGIPHGPAPGAMERSIGHKETHELAVMVDTFRPLMVTEEAMGLDDGQYYKSWTE from the coding sequence ATGCCACTATACCATAAACTAGGAAGTTTTCCACAAAAAAGACATACACAGTTCGAAAAACCAGAAGGCGGACTTTATTACGAACAATTATTTGGGACCGAAGGTTTTCATGGGCATTCGTCATTATCCTATCATGTTCACAGACCAACACAAGTTAAAGAAATTTTAAACTCCTACTCTGTTGAACCAAAAATTGCAATCGGAAAAAACATAAAATCATTGCTATTTAAAGGTTTTGAATTAAAACCTGAAAATGACTTTCTAGATAGCCGAAAAGCAATGTTAGTCAATAAAGACTGCGTTATTGGATTAGCGGCTCCTAAGAAATCACTAACAACCTATTTTTATAAAAATGCCGATGCCGATGAAATGCTTTTCATCCATAAAGGAAAAGGAAAATTAAGAACCATGTTAGGAAACATTCCTTTTGAATATGGCGACTACTTAATTATTCCAAGAGGCATTATTTACCAAATCGAATTCGATACTGAAGACAATCGTCTTTTTTATGTCGAATCCTACTCGCCATTTTATACTCCTAAACGTTATAAAAACGAATCTGGTCAGCACTTAGAGCATTCGCCATTTTGCGAACGTGATTTTATCTTACCTAATGAATTAGAAACGCATGATGAAAAAGGCGATTTTTTAATTAAGATCAAAAAAGAAGGCATGATCCACGAAGTTGTTTATGCTACACATCCTTTTGACGTTATTGGTTGGGACGGTTACAATTTCCCATACGGATTCTCAATTCATAACTTTGAACCTATAACTGGACGCGTGCATCAACCACCACCAGTACATCAAACTTTTGAAACAGCAACTTTTGTTGTTTGCTCATTCTGCCCAAGACTCTACGATTATCATCCAAAAGCAATACCTGCTCCTTATAATCATAGCAACATCGATTCAGATGAAGTGCTATATTATGTAGATGGTGATTTTATGAGCCGTAATAACATAGAACAAGGTCATATTACTTTACACCCAAAAGGGATTCCGCATGGTCCGGCACCTGGTGCAATGGAACGAAGCATTGGTCATAAAGAAACCCATGAATTAGCTGTAATGGTCGATACTTTCCGTCCGTTAATGGTAACCGAAGAAGCAATGGGACTAGACGATGGACAGTATTACAAATCCTGGACGGAATAA
- a CDS encoding four helix bundle protein — protein MDYTNQLQEQKRFVIANQLLKSGTSIGANSKESQNAESKADFIHKLKNSN, from the coding sequence ATTGACTACACAAATCAATTACAAGAGCAAAAGAGATTCGTGATTGCAAATCAATTATTAAAAAGCGGAACATCAATTGGAGCAAATTCTAAAGAATCTCAAAACGCAGAAAGTAAAGCAGATTTCATTCATAAATTAAAAAATAGCAATTAA
- a CDS encoding succinylglutamate desuccinylase/aspartoacylase family protein, with amino-acid sequence MRNSKPLVIFGESILPGESKTINVEIARLHTTTKLNIPVIIRRSKIEGPVVLFSAGIHGDEINGVEIVRQIISKRINRPKKGTIICIPVINMYGFVNKAREFPDGRDLNRVFPGSKKGSLASRFAYHIVNDVLPILDYAVDFHAGGASRFNAPQIRITENNPDLKILADVFSAPFTLYSKNISGSFRSISEKLKVKMLLFEGGKSLDINHDIANVGIDGVKRLLSHLGMLDVGHVVDPPEKPSIYIEKSVWLRAKCSGLLHDYNTIGKFVNKGTILAIITDPFGKFERKVKAPHDGYIINANHSPIVYEGDAIYHMSKTNLDEDDN; translated from the coding sequence ATGAGAAATAGTAAACCGTTGGTGATTTTTGGAGAATCGATTTTACCTGGTGAAAGCAAAACTATCAATGTCGAAATTGCCCGACTGCACACTACAACCAAACTTAATATTCCTGTTATTATAAGACGCTCTAAGATAGAAGGGCCTGTAGTACTTTTTTCCGCAGGAATTCATGGCGATGAAATTAATGGTGTCGAAATTGTTCGCCAGATAATTAGCAAGAGGATAAATCGTCCTAAAAAAGGAACTATCATTTGTATCCCAGTTATAAATATGTACGGTTTTGTAAATAAGGCGCGTGAGTTTCCTGATGGTCGTGATTTAAATCGTGTTTTCCCCGGAAGTAAAAAAGGATCTTTGGCCAGTCGATTTGCATATCATATTGTTAATGATGTTTTGCCTATTCTTGATTATGCTGTTGATTTTCATGCTGGAGGTGCAAGTCGTTTTAATGCCCCTCAGATTAGAATTACTGAAAATAATCCTGATTTGAAAATTCTAGCTGATGTCTTTAGTGCTCCTTTTACGTTGTATTCTAAAAATATTTCGGGTTCGTTTAGAAGCATAAGTGAGAAATTAAAAGTAAAAATGTTGCTTTTTGAAGGCGGAAAATCATTGGATATTAATCACGATATTGCTAATGTTGGTATTGATGGAGTTAAACGCTTACTGTCACATTTAGGAATGTTAGATGTTGGACATGTTGTGGATCCTCCAGAAAAACCTTCTATTTATATTGAGAAATCGGTATGGTTGCGAGCTAAATGTTCGGGTTTATTACATGATTATAATACCATTGGTAAATTTGTTAATAAAGGGACTATTTTGGCAATTATTACCGATCCATTTGGTAAGTTTGAAAGGAAGGTAAAAGCGCCACATGATGGTTATATTATTAATGCAAACCATTCGCCAATTGTGTACGAAGGCGATGCTATTTATCATATGTCGAAAACTAACTTAGATGAAGATGACAACTAA
- the uvrC gene encoding excinuclease ABC subunit UvrC: MQKTPLELQIQTLPDNPGVYQYYDKEGKILYVGKAKNLKKRVSSYFNKIHDNAKTNVLVKKIVTIKHIVVPTETDALLLENNLIKTLQPRYNVLLRDDKSYPWICIKKEPFARIFSTRRMVKDGSEYFGPYTSFKTVHTILDLIKELYPLRTCNFDLSQSNINSGKFKVCLEYHIGNCKGPCEGLETLEDYQKQVDAIREILKGNFKESMKDFKRHMTQLAQELRFEEAQKIKEKLDVLENYQSRSTIINPKITNIDVFSIVSDESAAYVNFLQISHGSIIRSHTLEIKKKLDETDAELLELAIIELRERFQLLSKEIIVPFEVDLGENIKVTVPQLGDKKQILDLSIRNAKFYRIEQLKQLQIVDPDRHTKRIMAQMQKDLRLPVEPRHIECFDNSNIQGTNPVAACVVFKDGKPSKKDYRHFNIKTVEGPDDFASMTEVVYRRYKRLLDENEPLPQLIIIDGGKGQLSSALKSIDELGLRGKITVIGIAKRLEELFYPGDSIPLYLDKKSETLKVIQQLRNEAHRFGITFHRDKRSKAALNSSIESIPGIGEKTMLALIQHFKSVKRLKLASEEEIANVVGPSKAKKITSFYNNKQE; the protein is encoded by the coding sequence ATGCAAAAAACACCACTCGAGCTCCAAATTCAAACTTTACCAGACAATCCTGGCGTGTATCAATATTATGATAAAGAAGGAAAAATCTTATATGTCGGTAAAGCCAAAAATTTAAAGAAAAGAGTTTCTTCCTATTTTAATAAAATTCATGACAATGCCAAGACCAATGTTTTGGTGAAGAAAATTGTAACTATTAAGCATATTGTAGTTCCAACAGAAACAGATGCGCTTTTATTAGAAAACAATCTTATAAAAACCTTACAGCCACGTTATAATGTATTATTACGAGATGATAAGAGTTATCCTTGGATTTGTATAAAAAAAGAACCTTTTGCTCGAATATTTTCAACGCGCAGAATGGTCAAGGATGGTTCCGAATATTTTGGCCCTTATACTAGTTTTAAAACGGTACATACAATTCTTGATCTTATAAAAGAGCTTTACCCACTAAGAACCTGCAATTTTGATTTGAGTCAATCGAATATTAATAGCGGTAAGTTTAAGGTGTGTTTAGAATATCATATTGGCAATTGCAAAGGTCCATGCGAAGGACTAGAAACATTAGAAGATTACCAAAAGCAAGTCGATGCCATTCGTGAAATCCTTAAAGGAAACTTTAAAGAAAGTATGAAGGACTTTAAACGTCATATGACTCAATTGGCACAAGAATTACGTTTTGAAGAAGCACAAAAAATAAAAGAAAAATTAGACGTTCTTGAAAATTATCAATCGAGATCAACGATTATAAATCCAAAAATCACCAACATTGATGTATTCTCGATAGTTTCAGATGAAAGCGCTGCCTATGTCAATTTTCTCCAAATTTCTCATGGTTCGATTATTCGTTCCCATACTTTAGAAATCAAAAAGAAATTAGATGAAACTGATGCTGAATTACTTGAACTAGCAATAATAGAACTTCGCGAACGATTCCAATTACTATCTAAAGAAATAATTGTTCCATTTGAAGTCGATTTAGGAGAAAACATTAAAGTAACTGTTCCACAATTGGGCGATAAAAAACAAATCCTAGATTTATCAATTAGGAATGCCAAATTTTACCGAATCGAGCAGCTTAAGCAATTACAAATTGTAGATCCAGACCGTCATACAAAACGTATAATGGCACAAATGCAAAAAGATTTACGTTTGCCTGTTGAGCCACGTCATATTGAATGTTTTGATAACTCAAACATACAAGGAACAAATCCGGTTGCCGCCTGCGTTGTTTTTAAAGATGGTAAACCAAGTAAAAAAGATTATCGCCATTTTAACATAAAAACTGTCGAAGGGCCAGATGACTTTGCATCTATGACCGAAGTTGTGTACCGCCGTTACAAACGATTGCTAGACGAAAACGAACCATTACCCCAACTTATCATTATTGATGGAGGAAAAGGGCAACTATCATCGGCTTTAAAAAGTATAGATGAGCTAGGCTTACGTGGCAAAATAACTGTAATTGGTATCGCTAAACGCCTTGAAGAACTTTTTTATCCAGGTGATTCGATCCCATTATATTTAGATAAAAAATCTGAAACACTAAAAGTAATTCAGCAATTACGAAACGAAGCACACCGATTCGGAATTACATTTCACCGTGACAAACGTAGCAAAGCAGCATTAAATTCATCAATCGAAAGTATTCCTGGAATTGGCGAAAAAACAATGCTCGCATTGATACAACATTTCAAGAGTGTTAAACGACTAAAATTAGCATCCGAAGAAGAAATAGCAAATGTTGTAGGCCCATCAAAAGCAAAAAAAATTACTAGCTTTTACAATAACAAGCAGGAATAA
- a CDS encoding 5-formyltetrahydrofolate cyclo-ligase has protein sequence MTTKKELRLEKKALRKQLTEVDIDEMSLVIANNVLSLPIWEKTYFHVFLPIVEHNEVNTEFILHLLAGKDKEIVISKSDFETRKMTHFLLTDNTRIKKNEYNIPEPVDGLEVPSSKIDVVFVPLLAFDASGNRVGYGKGFYDKFLSECKPETIKIGLSFFEADTTIIDVFEGDIKLDYCVTPKKVYKF, from the coding sequence ATGACAACTAAAAAAGAATTACGCTTAGAAAAAAAGGCACTTAGGAAACAGCTTACTGAGGTTGATATAGACGAAATGAGTTTGGTAATTGCTAATAATGTTCTTTCGTTACCAATTTGGGAGAAGACTTATTTTCATGTTTTTTTGCCTATCGTTGAGCATAATGAAGTAAATACTGAGTTTATCTTGCATTTGCTTGCTGGTAAAGACAAAGAAATTGTAATCTCTAAAAGTGATTTTGAAACTCGAAAAATGACCCATTTTTTACTTACTGATAATACTAGAATAAAAAAAAACGAATATAATATCCCTGAGCCTGTAGACGGTTTAGAAGTTCCATCGAGCAAAATTGATGTAGTGTTTGTTCCTCTTTTAGCGTTTGATGCTTCTGGAAATAGAGTAGGATATGGAAAAGGATTTTATGATAAGTTTTTATCGGAATGTAAACCTGAAACTATAAAAATTGGTCTTTCCTTTTTTGAAGCCGATACCACGATCATAGATGTTTTTGAAGGTGATATAAAACTAGATTATTGTGTTACCCCAAAGAAGGTTTATAAGTTCTAA
- a CDS encoding BatD family protein, with the protein MKRYLILLLLSFQGLMAQVQFEARVSKTTLGLNERLRIDFIMNVDGDNFVQPSFDGFRIVAGPSQQISQSWVNGRSSFEKVYSYFLLPNQKGNLVIKQAAIEYNGQIYKTSPIKINVTAAVAQERDPNDPQQISADDNLYLVADISKTTPYVNEPITVIYKLYFSNNIGISGFKEVNKPKYNDFWSQNIDIKQLVAEEGMFKGEKYRYVVLKKAVLYPQKSGRLSIEPLSLDIDVQLPTNRRNMFGQVMITEGNKRVSAGTKTIYVKALPETNKPEGFSGAVGRFDFKVTPSKTTLKNGESLELVVSAAGSGNMKLFSLPKPVVPNALEIYDPVHDEKVNTTLSGMSGKISDTYTIVPQYRGDYAIKPMQFSYFDLNTGSYKTITSQEIMVNVLDGPTPADANVASGPTSTSKESGHDQFKNIKMKSNFTSVVKDDFYGSNLYYALLFLPFIIIPIIVLAKKKKEALDSDITGNRIRMNNKLAKRYLSQAKKQINNKEAFYIALEKAMHNFLKAKLHIETSEMSKDNITELLLSREANPESVQNFINLTENCEFARYAPASSASIQQDFDKAVLIISELEKQIV; encoded by the coding sequence ATGAAAAGATATTTAATTCTATTACTATTAAGTTTCCAAGGGCTTATGGCTCAAGTACAATTTGAAGCCAGAGTAAGCAAAACTACGCTTGGTCTAAACGAAAGACTTCGAATTGACTTCATTATGAATGTTGATGGCGATAACTTTGTGCAACCTTCGTTTGACGGTTTTCGAATTGTTGCGGGACCAAGTCAACAAATTAGCCAATCTTGGGTAAATGGAAGAAGTTCATTCGAAAAAGTTTATTCTTATTTTTTATTACCAAACCAAAAAGGAAATCTTGTTATAAAACAAGCCGCAATAGAATATAACGGTCAGATATACAAAACTTCACCAATAAAAATAAATGTTACTGCTGCGGTGGCTCAAGAGAGAGACCCAAATGATCCACAACAAATATCAGCAGATGATAATTTATACTTAGTAGCAGACATTTCAAAAACAACTCCCTACGTAAATGAACCAATTACTGTCATTTATAAATTATATTTCAGTAATAATATTGGTATTTCTGGTTTTAAAGAAGTAAACAAACCAAAATACAATGATTTCTGGAGTCAGAACATTGATATAAAGCAACTTGTTGCCGAAGAAGGTATGTTTAAAGGCGAAAAATATCGCTATGTAGTACTTAAAAAAGCGGTTTTATATCCTCAAAAATCAGGTAGATTATCTATCGAACCTTTATCATTGGATATTGATGTACAATTGCCTACCAACAGAAGAAATATGTTTGGTCAGGTTATGATTACGGAAGGAAACAAACGTGTATCTGCAGGTACTAAAACAATTTATGTAAAAGCACTTCCAGAAACTAACAAACCCGAAGGATTCTCAGGAGCTGTTGGACGATTTGATTTTAAAGTGACTCCATCTAAAACAACATTAAAAAACGGAGAAAGCTTAGAATTAGTCGTTAGTGCTGCTGGTAGTGGAAACATGAAATTATTTTCTCTGCCAAAACCTGTGGTACCAAATGCATTGGAAATCTATGATCCTGTACATGATGAAAAAGTAAACACAACCCTTAGTGGTATGTCAGGAAAAATTTCTGATACCTATACTATTGTCCCACAATACAGAGGAGATTACGCAATAAAACCAATGCAATTCTCGTATTTTGATTTAAATACTGGAAGCTACAAAACGATTACTTCACAAGAAATAATGGTAAATGTTCTTGATGGCCCAACTCCTGCTGACGCAAATGTAGCATCTGGTCCAACATCAACAAGCAAAGAATCTGGTCACGACCAATTCAAAAACATCAAAATGAAAAGCAATTTTACCTCAGTGGTAAAAGATGATTTCTATGGTTCTAATTTATATTATGCATTATTGTTTTTACCTTTTATAATCATACCAATTATTGTTTTAGCTAAGAAGAAAAAAGAAGCACTTGATAGCGATATCACTGGAAACCGAATTAGAATGAATAATAAACTAGCTAAAAGATATTTATCACAAGCTAAAAAACAAATCAATAATAAAGAGGCCTTCTATATTGCACTTGAAAAAGCAATGCACAATTTCTTAAAAGCCAAATTGCATATTGAAACTTCAGAAATGAGCAAGGATAATATCACAGAGCTTTTATTATCTAGAGAGGCAAATCCAGAATCAGTTCAGAATTTCATTAATCTAACAGAAAATTGTGAATTTGCACGCTATGCACCAGCATCTAGTGCTTCTATTCAGCAAGATTTTGATAAAGCAGTATTGATAATTTCAGAATTAGAAAAACAAATTGTTTAA
- a CDS encoding four helix bundle protein, whose amino-acid sequence MKEADETEYWLFLCEAHKDYPNCTDLLNDLSEILKILNKIISTSKMKN is encoded by the coding sequence ATTAAAGAAGCTGATGAAACTGAATATTGGTTATTTCTATGTGAAGCACATAAAGATTATCCTAATTGCACAGATTTATTAAATGATTTATCAGAAATATTAAAAATTTTAAATAAAATAATATCAACATCAAAAATGAAAAATTAG
- a CDS encoding XAC2610-related protein, whose translation MKTLIISFITLFINYSYGQNSIEFYQKDKTQIKIKAVNDFEKLEITNSSNNRTQVIDSIETSITGREMHLVNEDYNFDGYNDFACYYLDDGMGVYTIYQIFIYNPKNKQFKKLRIPSNSSPKCDELCDIKVNKKEKTFQSSCRGGARWYTDIWKFDKNENLILLKK comes from the coding sequence ATGAAAACCCTAATTATTAGCTTCATAACATTATTTATAAATTATAGTTATGGCCAAAATAGCATTGAATTTTATCAAAAAGATAAAACTCAAATAAAGATAAAAGCTGTAAATGATTTTGAAAAATTAGAAATCACCAATTCAAGCAATAATAGAACTCAAGTTATAGATAGTATCGAAACATCTATAACAGGAAGAGAAATGCATCTGGTTAATGAAGATTACAATTTTGATGGTTATAACGATTTTGCTTGTTATTATCTAGACGACGGGATGGGAGTTTATACAATATATCAAATATTCATCTATAATCCTAAAAACAAACAATTTAAAAAATTAAGAATTCCCTCAAACAGTAGCCCCAAATGCGATGAGCTTTGTGACATCAAAGTAAATAAAAAAGAAAAAACGTTTCAGTCAAGTTGTCGAGGAGGAGCACGATGGTATACAGATATCTGGAAATTTGATAAAAACGAAAATTTAATATTATTGAAAAAATAA